In Rhodothermia bacterium, one DNA window encodes the following:
- a CDS encoding IS1 family transposase encodes MKDIVDDRLSYEKVRELIWSEGVNCPFCQSKEHKRHGHHNNCEHRYRYQCKTCSKYIDDLTNTIFQGHHQPLKIWIICLYLMSLNLSNAQIAQEIGITENDCHAMTSLLREGV; translated from the coding sequence ATAAAAGATATAGTAGATGACCGTCTAAGTTACGAAAAAGTTCGAGAACTTATATGGTCAGAGGGTGTAAACTGCCCATTTTGTCAAAGTAAAGAGCATAAACGTCATGGACATCACAACAATTGCGAACATCGTTATCGCTACCAGTGTAAAACTTGCTCAAAATACATTGATGATTTGACCAATACAATATTTCAAGGGCATCATCAGCCTTTAAAAATATGGATTATTTGCTTGTATTTGATGAGTTTAAACTTGTCAAATGCACAAATAGCTCAAGAAATAGGCATAACCGAAAATGATTGCCATGCTATGACCAGCCTTTTAAGGGAAGGTGTTT